In a single window of the Raphanus sativus cultivar WK10039 chromosome 9, ASM80110v3, whole genome shotgun sequence genome:
- the LOC108823445 gene encoding splicing factor U2af large subunit B isoform X1: protein MNRIADDESNNKNENHIALENEDTKFRESSRSRVKDREREKRRDRDRERGRHHRDRSERDDDDHHHHRCRRSEHRSRSRSRTRSKRKRVSGFDIRPPASAMLAPTTAVAAAAAAQVPSVPATFNIPGMFPNALAMIPNQQLGALPLLPVQAMTQQATRHARRVYVGGLPPTANEQSVAAFFSQVMSAVGGNTAGPGDAVVNVYINHEKKFAFVEMRSVEEASNAMALDGIILEGVPVKVKRPTDYNPSLAAALGPSQPNPNLNLAAVGLSSVSTGGLEVPDRLFVGGLPYYLTEDQIRELLESFGPLRGFNLVKDRETGNSMGYAFCVFQDPSVTDIACAALNGIKMGNKTLTVRRAVQGAVQPKPEQEDILLHAQQQIALQRRMLQPGGTPTKIVCLTQVVTANDLGDDQEYEDIMEDMRQEGGKFGNLVNVVIPRPNPDRDATPGVGKVFLEYADLDGAAKARSGMNGRKFGGNQVVALYYPENKYAQGDYEGC from the exons ATGAATAGAATCGCCGATGATGAAAGCAACAACAAAAACGAGAACCACATAGCTCTGGAGAACGAAGACACCAAATTTCGA GAATCTTCAAGAAGCAGAGTCAAGGACCgtgaaagagagaagagaagagacagAGATAGGGAGCGAGGCCGCCATCATAGAGACCGTAGtgagagagatgatgatgatcatcatcatcacagaTGTCGAAGGTCAGAACATAGATCACGTTCAAGGTCAAGGACACGCTCCAAGAG GAAGAGGGTAAGTGGATTCGATATACGGCCCCCTGCTTCTGCAATGTTAGCTCCTACTACGGCCGTTGCTGCAGCAGCAG CAGCCCAGGTTCCTAGTGTGCCAGCTACCTTTAATATTCCAGGGATGTTCCCCAACGCGCTTGCAATGATCCCTAATCAG CAACTGGGAGCGCTTCCTTTATTGCCAGTTCAGGCAATGACTCAGCAG GCAACTAGGCACGCTAGACGAGTCTATGTTGGTGGCCTTCCACCCACTGCAAATGAGCAG TCGGTGGCAGCTTTCTTTAGCCAAGTGATGTCAGCCGTTGGGGGAAACACTGCTGGGCCAG GCGATGCGGTGGTGAATGTTTACATAAACCATGAAAAGAAGTTCGCTTTTGTAGAGATGAGATCTGTTGAAGAGGCTAGTAATGCAATGGCATTAGACGGAATCATATTAGAG GGGGTTCCTGTAAAGGTGAAGAGGCCTACTGACTATAATCCATCCCTTGCCGCAGCTCTTGGTCCGAGCCAGCCTAATCCCAATCTCAACTTGGCGGCTGTTGGATTGTCTTCGGTGTCTACTGGTGGGCTTGAGGTTCCGGACCGCTTATTTGTTGGTGGGCTTCCCTATTACTTGACAGAGGATCAGATCAGGGAGCTCTTGGAGTCCTTTGGGCCGCTAAGAGGTTTCAACTTGGTTAAAGACAGGGAAACTGGAAACTCGATGGGATACGCATTCTGTGTATTCCAGGATCCTTCAGTCACAGATATTGCATGTGCTGCTCTAAACGGGATTAAGATGGGCAATAAAACACTTACAGTGAGGCGTGCAGTCCAAGGTGCGGTTCAACCTAAGCCTGAGCAAGAAGATATATTACTTCATGCTCAACAGCAGATTGCTTTACAG AGGCGTATGCTACAACCAGGAGGCACGCCCACCAAGATTGTCTGTTTGACTCAAGTAGTTACAGCTAATGATCTTGGCGACGATCAAGAATatgaagacataatggaggacATGAGACAGGAAGGTGGAAAATTCG GTAACTTGGTGAATGTAGTGATTCCGAGGCCCAATCCGGATCGTGATGCAACACCAGGAGTTGGGAAG GTGTTCTTAGAGTATGCGGACTTGGATGGCGCAGCAAAGGCAAGATCGGGGATGAATGGAAGAAAGTTTGGAGGAAACCAAGTGGTGGCTTTGTATTACCCTGAAAACAAGTATGCGCAAGGCGACTACGAAGGCTGCTGA
- the LOC108823445 gene encoding splicing factor U2af large subunit B isoform X2, translated as MNRIADDESNNKNENHIALENEDTKFRESSRSRVKDREREKRRDRDRERGRHHRDRSERDDDDHHHHRCRRSEHRSRSRSRTRSKRKRVSGFDIRPPASAMLAPTTAVAAAAAQVPSVPATFNIPGMFPNALAMIPNQQLGALPLLPVQAMTQQATRHARRVYVGGLPPTANEQSVAAFFSQVMSAVGGNTAGPGDAVVNVYINHEKKFAFVEMRSVEEASNAMALDGIILEGVPVKVKRPTDYNPSLAAALGPSQPNPNLNLAAVGLSSVSTGGLEVPDRLFVGGLPYYLTEDQIRELLESFGPLRGFNLVKDRETGNSMGYAFCVFQDPSVTDIACAALNGIKMGNKTLTVRRAVQGAVQPKPEQEDILLHAQQQIALQRRMLQPGGTPTKIVCLTQVVTANDLGDDQEYEDIMEDMRQEGGKFGNLVNVVIPRPNPDRDATPGVGKVFLEYADLDGAAKARSGMNGRKFGGNQVVALYYPENKYAQGDYEGC; from the exons ATGAATAGAATCGCCGATGATGAAAGCAACAACAAAAACGAGAACCACATAGCTCTGGAGAACGAAGACACCAAATTTCGA GAATCTTCAAGAAGCAGAGTCAAGGACCgtgaaagagagaagagaagagacagAGATAGGGAGCGAGGCCGCCATCATAGAGACCGTAGtgagagagatgatgatgatcatcatcatcacagaTGTCGAAGGTCAGAACATAGATCACGTTCAAGGTCAAGGACACGCTCCAAGAG GAAGAGGGTAAGTGGATTCGATATACGGCCCCCTGCTTCTGCAATGTTAGCTCCTACTACGGCCGTTGCTGCAGCAGCAG CCCAGGTTCCTAGTGTGCCAGCTACCTTTAATATTCCAGGGATGTTCCCCAACGCGCTTGCAATGATCCCTAATCAG CAACTGGGAGCGCTTCCTTTATTGCCAGTTCAGGCAATGACTCAGCAG GCAACTAGGCACGCTAGACGAGTCTATGTTGGTGGCCTTCCACCCACTGCAAATGAGCAG TCGGTGGCAGCTTTCTTTAGCCAAGTGATGTCAGCCGTTGGGGGAAACACTGCTGGGCCAG GCGATGCGGTGGTGAATGTTTACATAAACCATGAAAAGAAGTTCGCTTTTGTAGAGATGAGATCTGTTGAAGAGGCTAGTAATGCAATGGCATTAGACGGAATCATATTAGAG GGGGTTCCTGTAAAGGTGAAGAGGCCTACTGACTATAATCCATCCCTTGCCGCAGCTCTTGGTCCGAGCCAGCCTAATCCCAATCTCAACTTGGCGGCTGTTGGATTGTCTTCGGTGTCTACTGGTGGGCTTGAGGTTCCGGACCGCTTATTTGTTGGTGGGCTTCCCTATTACTTGACAGAGGATCAGATCAGGGAGCTCTTGGAGTCCTTTGGGCCGCTAAGAGGTTTCAACTTGGTTAAAGACAGGGAAACTGGAAACTCGATGGGATACGCATTCTGTGTATTCCAGGATCCTTCAGTCACAGATATTGCATGTGCTGCTCTAAACGGGATTAAGATGGGCAATAAAACACTTACAGTGAGGCGTGCAGTCCAAGGTGCGGTTCAACCTAAGCCTGAGCAAGAAGATATATTACTTCATGCTCAACAGCAGATTGCTTTACAG AGGCGTATGCTACAACCAGGAGGCACGCCCACCAAGATTGTCTGTTTGACTCAAGTAGTTACAGCTAATGATCTTGGCGACGATCAAGAATatgaagacataatggaggacATGAGACAGGAAGGTGGAAAATTCG GTAACTTGGTGAATGTAGTGATTCCGAGGCCCAATCCGGATCGTGATGCAACACCAGGAGTTGGGAAG GTGTTCTTAGAGTATGCGGACTTGGATGGCGCAGCAAAGGCAAGATCGGGGATGAATGGAAGAAAGTTTGGAGGAAACCAAGTGGTGGCTTTGTATTACCCTGAAAACAAGTATGCGCAAGGCGACTACGAAGGCTGCTGA
- the LOC108823445 gene encoding splicing factor U2af large subunit B isoform X6 translates to MFPNALAMIPNQQLGALPLLPVQAMTQQATRHARRVYVGGLPPTANEQSVAAFFSQVMSAVGGNTAGPGDAVVNVYINHEKKFAFVEMRSVEEASNAMALDGIILEGVPVKVKRPTDYNPSLAAALGPSQPNPNLNLAAVGLSSVSTGGLEVPDRLFVGGLPYYLTEDQIRELLESFGPLRGFNLVKDRETGNSMGYAFCVFQDPSVTDIACAALNGIKMGNKTLTVRRAVQGAVQPKPEQEDILLHAQQQIALQRRMLQPGGTPTKIVCLTQVVTANDLGDDQEYEDIMEDMRQEGGKFGNLVNVVIPRPNPDRDATPGVGKVFLEYADLDGAAKARSGMNGRKFGGNQVVALYYPENKYAQGDYEGC, encoded by the exons ATGTTCCCCAACGCGCTTGCAATGATCCCTAATCAG CAACTGGGAGCGCTTCCTTTATTGCCAGTTCAGGCAATGACTCAGCAG GCAACTAGGCACGCTAGACGAGTCTATGTTGGTGGCCTTCCACCCACTGCAAATGAGCAG TCGGTGGCAGCTTTCTTTAGCCAAGTGATGTCAGCCGTTGGGGGAAACACTGCTGGGCCAG GCGATGCGGTGGTGAATGTTTACATAAACCATGAAAAGAAGTTCGCTTTTGTAGAGATGAGATCTGTTGAAGAGGCTAGTAATGCAATGGCATTAGACGGAATCATATTAGAG GGGGTTCCTGTAAAGGTGAAGAGGCCTACTGACTATAATCCATCCCTTGCCGCAGCTCTTGGTCCGAGCCAGCCTAATCCCAATCTCAACTTGGCGGCTGTTGGATTGTCTTCGGTGTCTACTGGTGGGCTTGAGGTTCCGGACCGCTTATTTGTTGGTGGGCTTCCCTATTACTTGACAGAGGATCAGATCAGGGAGCTCTTGGAGTCCTTTGGGCCGCTAAGAGGTTTCAACTTGGTTAAAGACAGGGAAACTGGAAACTCGATGGGATACGCATTCTGTGTATTCCAGGATCCTTCAGTCACAGATATTGCATGTGCTGCTCTAAACGGGATTAAGATGGGCAATAAAACACTTACAGTGAGGCGTGCAGTCCAAGGTGCGGTTCAACCTAAGCCTGAGCAAGAAGATATATTACTTCATGCTCAACAGCAGATTGCTTTACAG AGGCGTATGCTACAACCAGGAGGCACGCCCACCAAGATTGTCTGTTTGACTCAAGTAGTTACAGCTAATGATCTTGGCGACGATCAAGAATatgaagacataatggaggacATGAGACAGGAAGGTGGAAAATTCG GTAACTTGGTGAATGTAGTGATTCCGAGGCCCAATCCGGATCGTGATGCAACACCAGGAGTTGGGAAG GTGTTCTTAGAGTATGCGGACTTGGATGGCGCAGCAAAGGCAAGATCGGGGATGAATGGAAGAAAGTTTGGAGGAAACCAAGTGGTGGCTTTGTATTACCCTGAAAACAAGTATGCGCAAGGCGACTACGAAGGCTGCTGA
- the LOC108823445 gene encoding splicing factor U2af large subunit B isoform X5 has protein sequence MAQVPSVPATFNIPGMFPNALAMIPNQQLGALPLLPVQAMTQQATRHARRVYVGGLPPTANEQSVAAFFSQVMSAVGGNTAGPGDAVVNVYINHEKKFAFVEMRSVEEASNAMALDGIILEGVPVKVKRPTDYNPSLAAALGPSQPNPNLNLAAVGLSSVSTGGLEVPDRLFVGGLPYYLTEDQIRELLESFGPLRGFNLVKDRETGNSMGYAFCVFQDPSVTDIACAALNGIKMGNKTLTVRRAVQGAVQPKPEQEDILLHAQQQIALQRRMLQPGGTPTKIVCLTQVVTANDLGDDQEYEDIMEDMRQEGGKFGNLVNVVIPRPNPDRDATPGVGKVFLEYADLDGAAKARSGMNGRKFGGNQVVALYYPENKYAQGDYEGC, from the exons ATGG CCCAGGTTCCTAGTGTGCCAGCTACCTTTAATATTCCAGGGATGTTCCCCAACGCGCTTGCAATGATCCCTAATCAG CAACTGGGAGCGCTTCCTTTATTGCCAGTTCAGGCAATGACTCAGCAG GCAACTAGGCACGCTAGACGAGTCTATGTTGGTGGCCTTCCACCCACTGCAAATGAGCAG TCGGTGGCAGCTTTCTTTAGCCAAGTGATGTCAGCCGTTGGGGGAAACACTGCTGGGCCAG GCGATGCGGTGGTGAATGTTTACATAAACCATGAAAAGAAGTTCGCTTTTGTAGAGATGAGATCTGTTGAAGAGGCTAGTAATGCAATGGCATTAGACGGAATCATATTAGAG GGGGTTCCTGTAAAGGTGAAGAGGCCTACTGACTATAATCCATCCCTTGCCGCAGCTCTTGGTCCGAGCCAGCCTAATCCCAATCTCAACTTGGCGGCTGTTGGATTGTCTTCGGTGTCTACTGGTGGGCTTGAGGTTCCGGACCGCTTATTTGTTGGTGGGCTTCCCTATTACTTGACAGAGGATCAGATCAGGGAGCTCTTGGAGTCCTTTGGGCCGCTAAGAGGTTTCAACTTGGTTAAAGACAGGGAAACTGGAAACTCGATGGGATACGCATTCTGTGTATTCCAGGATCCTTCAGTCACAGATATTGCATGTGCTGCTCTAAACGGGATTAAGATGGGCAATAAAACACTTACAGTGAGGCGTGCAGTCCAAGGTGCGGTTCAACCTAAGCCTGAGCAAGAAGATATATTACTTCATGCTCAACAGCAGATTGCTTTACAG AGGCGTATGCTACAACCAGGAGGCACGCCCACCAAGATTGTCTGTTTGACTCAAGTAGTTACAGCTAATGATCTTGGCGACGATCAAGAATatgaagacataatggaggacATGAGACAGGAAGGTGGAAAATTCG GTAACTTGGTGAATGTAGTGATTCCGAGGCCCAATCCGGATCGTGATGCAACACCAGGAGTTGGGAAG GTGTTCTTAGAGTATGCGGACTTGGATGGCGCAGCAAAGGCAAGATCGGGGATGAATGGAAGAAAGTTTGGAGGAAACCAAGTGGTGGCTTTGTATTACCCTGAAAACAAGTATGCGCAAGGCGACTACGAAGGCTGCTGA
- the LOC108823445 gene encoding splicing factor U2af large subunit B isoform X4 — MAAQVPSVPATFNIPGMFPNALAMIPNQQLGALPLLPVQAMTQQATRHARRVYVGGLPPTANEQSVAAFFSQVMSAVGGNTAGPGDAVVNVYINHEKKFAFVEMRSVEEASNAMALDGIILEGVPVKVKRPTDYNPSLAAALGPSQPNPNLNLAAVGLSSVSTGGLEVPDRLFVGGLPYYLTEDQIRELLESFGPLRGFNLVKDRETGNSMGYAFCVFQDPSVTDIACAALNGIKMGNKTLTVRRAVQGAVQPKPEQEDILLHAQQQIALQRRMLQPGGTPTKIVCLTQVVTANDLGDDQEYEDIMEDMRQEGGKFGNLVNVVIPRPNPDRDATPGVGKVFLEYADLDGAAKARSGMNGRKFGGNQVVALYYPENKYAQGDYEGC, encoded by the exons ATGG CAGCCCAGGTTCCTAGTGTGCCAGCTACCTTTAATATTCCAGGGATGTTCCCCAACGCGCTTGCAATGATCCCTAATCAG CAACTGGGAGCGCTTCCTTTATTGCCAGTTCAGGCAATGACTCAGCAG GCAACTAGGCACGCTAGACGAGTCTATGTTGGTGGCCTTCCACCCACTGCAAATGAGCAG TCGGTGGCAGCTTTCTTTAGCCAAGTGATGTCAGCCGTTGGGGGAAACACTGCTGGGCCAG GCGATGCGGTGGTGAATGTTTACATAAACCATGAAAAGAAGTTCGCTTTTGTAGAGATGAGATCTGTTGAAGAGGCTAGTAATGCAATGGCATTAGACGGAATCATATTAGAG GGGGTTCCTGTAAAGGTGAAGAGGCCTACTGACTATAATCCATCCCTTGCCGCAGCTCTTGGTCCGAGCCAGCCTAATCCCAATCTCAACTTGGCGGCTGTTGGATTGTCTTCGGTGTCTACTGGTGGGCTTGAGGTTCCGGACCGCTTATTTGTTGGTGGGCTTCCCTATTACTTGACAGAGGATCAGATCAGGGAGCTCTTGGAGTCCTTTGGGCCGCTAAGAGGTTTCAACTTGGTTAAAGACAGGGAAACTGGAAACTCGATGGGATACGCATTCTGTGTATTCCAGGATCCTTCAGTCACAGATATTGCATGTGCTGCTCTAAACGGGATTAAGATGGGCAATAAAACACTTACAGTGAGGCGTGCAGTCCAAGGTGCGGTTCAACCTAAGCCTGAGCAAGAAGATATATTACTTCATGCTCAACAGCAGATTGCTTTACAG AGGCGTATGCTACAACCAGGAGGCACGCCCACCAAGATTGTCTGTTTGACTCAAGTAGTTACAGCTAATGATCTTGGCGACGATCAAGAATatgaagacataatggaggacATGAGACAGGAAGGTGGAAAATTCG GTAACTTGGTGAATGTAGTGATTCCGAGGCCCAATCCGGATCGTGATGCAACACCAGGAGTTGGGAAG GTGTTCTTAGAGTATGCGGACTTGGATGGCGCAGCAAAGGCAAGATCGGGGATGAATGGAAGAAAGTTTGGAGGAAACCAAGTGGTGGCTTTGTATTACCCTGAAAACAAGTATGCGCAAGGCGACTACGAAGGCTGCTGA
- the LOC108823445 gene encoding splicing factor U2af large subunit B isoform X3: MISLVLAAQVPSVPATFNIPGMFPNALAMIPNQQLGALPLLPVQAMTQQATRHARRVYVGGLPPTANEQSVAAFFSQVMSAVGGNTAGPGDAVVNVYINHEKKFAFVEMRSVEEASNAMALDGIILEGVPVKVKRPTDYNPSLAAALGPSQPNPNLNLAAVGLSSVSTGGLEVPDRLFVGGLPYYLTEDQIRELLESFGPLRGFNLVKDRETGNSMGYAFCVFQDPSVTDIACAALNGIKMGNKTLTVRRAVQGAVQPKPEQEDILLHAQQQIALQRRMLQPGGTPTKIVCLTQVVTANDLGDDQEYEDIMEDMRQEGGKFGNLVNVVIPRPNPDRDATPGVGKVFLEYADLDGAAKARSGMNGRKFGGNQVVALYYPENKYAQGDYEGC, translated from the exons ATGATTTCTCTTGTTCTAGCAGCCCAGGTTCCTAGTGTGCCAGCTACCTTTAATATTCCAGGGATGTTCCCCAACGCGCTTGCAATGATCCCTAATCAG CAACTGGGAGCGCTTCCTTTATTGCCAGTTCAGGCAATGACTCAGCAG GCAACTAGGCACGCTAGACGAGTCTATGTTGGTGGCCTTCCACCCACTGCAAATGAGCAG TCGGTGGCAGCTTTCTTTAGCCAAGTGATGTCAGCCGTTGGGGGAAACACTGCTGGGCCAG GCGATGCGGTGGTGAATGTTTACATAAACCATGAAAAGAAGTTCGCTTTTGTAGAGATGAGATCTGTTGAAGAGGCTAGTAATGCAATGGCATTAGACGGAATCATATTAGAG GGGGTTCCTGTAAAGGTGAAGAGGCCTACTGACTATAATCCATCCCTTGCCGCAGCTCTTGGTCCGAGCCAGCCTAATCCCAATCTCAACTTGGCGGCTGTTGGATTGTCTTCGGTGTCTACTGGTGGGCTTGAGGTTCCGGACCGCTTATTTGTTGGTGGGCTTCCCTATTACTTGACAGAGGATCAGATCAGGGAGCTCTTGGAGTCCTTTGGGCCGCTAAGAGGTTTCAACTTGGTTAAAGACAGGGAAACTGGAAACTCGATGGGATACGCATTCTGTGTATTCCAGGATCCTTCAGTCACAGATATTGCATGTGCTGCTCTAAACGGGATTAAGATGGGCAATAAAACACTTACAGTGAGGCGTGCAGTCCAAGGTGCGGTTCAACCTAAGCCTGAGCAAGAAGATATATTACTTCATGCTCAACAGCAGATTGCTTTACAG AGGCGTATGCTACAACCAGGAGGCACGCCCACCAAGATTGTCTGTTTGACTCAAGTAGTTACAGCTAATGATCTTGGCGACGATCAAGAATatgaagacataatggaggacATGAGACAGGAAGGTGGAAAATTCG GTAACTTGGTGAATGTAGTGATTCCGAGGCCCAATCCGGATCGTGATGCAACACCAGGAGTTGGGAAG GTGTTCTTAGAGTATGCGGACTTGGATGGCGCAGCAAAGGCAAGATCGGGGATGAATGGAAGAAAGTTTGGAGGAAACCAAGTGGTGGCTTTGTATTACCCTGAAAACAAGTATGCGCAAGGCGACTACGAAGGCTGCTGA